Proteins co-encoded in one Calditrichota bacterium genomic window:
- the rpsU gene encoding 30S ribosomal protein S21 — translation MPSVVVRDNESFERAFKRFKKACEKAGLMSDIKKHEHFEKPSERRKRKLNAAKRRQRKLMMQEM, via the coding sequence ATGCCATCCGTAGTAGTTCGAGACAATGAAAGCTTTGAGAGGGCGTTTAAACGCTTCAAAAAGGCTTGCGAAAAGGCCGGTTTGATGTCTGACATCAAAAAGCACGAGCATTTCGAAAAGCCCAGCGAGCGGCGGAAACGCAAGCTGAATGCGGCAAAACGCCGTCAGCGCAAGTTAATGATGCAGGAAATGTAA